A section of the Candidatus Aminicenantes bacterium genome encodes:
- a CDS encoding response regulator transcription factor, whose amino-acid sequence MTVSVYLADDHRIMRDGLRTLIEARPGLRVIGESGDGRVTVREVVRLKPDVVLLDIAMPGLNGIEAAREIRRRCPAVEIIILSMHSTNEHVYRALEAGARGYLLKECAGPEVIEAVLAAKAGRRYLSGKISEREVEEFRRRREAGKTASPLDRLSPREREILQLVVEGKSSAAIAKIVFLSPKTVETYRSRLMKKLEVADLPSLIRYAVANGLTPA is encoded by the coding sequence ATGACCGTCTCCGTCTACCTGGCCGACGATCATCGGATCATGCGCGACGGCTTGCGGACGCTGATCGAGGCCCGCCCGGGACTGCGCGTCATCGGCGAATCGGGCGACGGCCGGGTCACGGTCCGGGAAGTCGTCCGGCTCAAGCCCGACGTCGTCCTGCTCGACATCGCCATGCCGGGCCTCAACGGAATCGAGGCGGCGCGCGAGATCCGCCGGCGATGCCCTGCGGTCGAGATCATCATCCTCTCGATGCACTCCACTAATGAGCATGTCTACCGGGCCCTGGAGGCCGGGGCGCGGGGCTACTTGCTCAAGGAATGCGCCGGCCCCGAGGTCATCGAAGCCGTCCTGGCGGCCAAGGCGGGGCGGCGCTATTTGAGCGGGAAGATTTCGGAGCGGGAGGTCGAGGAATTTCGGCGGCGGCGCGAGGCCGGCAAGACGGCCAGCCCGCTCGACCGGCTCAGCCCGCGCGAACGGGAGATCCTCCAGCTCGTGGTCGAGGGCAAGTCGAGCGCGGCCATCGCCAAGATCGTGTTCCTGTCGCCCAAGACGGTCGAAACCTACCGCAGTCGCTTGATGAAAAAGCTGGAGGTGGCGGATCTGCCGTCGCTCATCCGGTACGCCGTGGCCAACGGGCTGACGCCCGCCTGA
- a CDS encoding ATP-binding protein, with protein DGHALALDDRLGTSVRRLEEITGRIRSVIADLRPPLLDDYGLAATLEWAAEEFTRKSGLPVKTWIEEGFPRLKPLAEIALARIVGEALTNVHRHARASRVVLSLEADEHNANLMIKDDGVGFWLEKTRRAAAASHWGLSIMRERAEAVGGKFRIVSAPGSGTQVLVEVPR; from the coding sequence CCGACGGACACGCCTTGGCCCTGGACGATCGGTTGGGGACGTCGGTCCGGAGGCTGGAAGAAATCACGGGGCGCATCCGCTCGGTGATCGCGGACCTGCGGCCTCCGCTTCTCGACGATTACGGGCTGGCGGCGACGCTGGAATGGGCGGCCGAGGAGTTCACCCGGAAATCGGGTCTGCCGGTGAAAACCTGGATCGAAGAGGGCTTTCCCCGGCTCAAGCCGCTGGCCGAGATCGCCCTGGCCCGCATCGTCGGGGAAGCGCTGACGAATGTCCATCGCCACGCCCGCGCCTCCCGGGTCGTCCTCTCGCTTGAGGCGGACGAGCACAACGCCAATCTGATGATCAAGGACGACGGGGTCGGCTTCTGGCTCGAGAAGACCCGCCGGGCGGCGGCCGCCAGCCATTGGGGGCTGTCCATCATGAGAGAGCGGGCCGAGGCGGTGGGAGGAAAATTCCGGATCGTCTCGGCGCCGGGGTCGGGAACCCAGGTGCTGGTCGAGGTGCCGCGATGA